A segment of the Sphingomicrobium flavum genome:
CGGCAGGCGGCTATGCTCGGCCTCGGCAAAGGCGGCGACGAGGGCATCGAAATTCATGGCGTGCGACACCGCGATGATTTCGCCGCGTGGAACGCAGATGTCGGCAGCGGTGCGATCGCCGAAATGTAGCAGGTTGCGCAGCATCTGGCGCTCATGCGGGCTGAGATCGCCGACGCGCGCCGGTTCGGCATCGGCCTCGTCAATCGCTTCCTCGATCGTGTCGCGCAGCGTCGGCTCGCTATCTTCGCCAAGGAAGAGCGCGCGCATGCCGCGCAGGAAACGCGAACCTTCATCAGGACGGCTGGCCATCAGTGCGCCTCCGCCGCAAGGCTGTAGGGATTGGCGATGCCCAGCATCTCCAGCGCGCGGATCTCGCGCGCTTCCATATCCTCTGCCTCGTCATCGTCCATATGATCATAACCCAATAGATGGAGCACCCCGTGGACCATCAGATGGGTAGCATGGTCGACAAATCCAATGCCCTTGTCGTCAGCTTCGTCGCGGCAGGTCTCGAATGCCAAAATCATGTCGCCCAAAAGCAGCGCCGGCCCAGCTTCGCTTGCGGCTTCGAGCTGCGAAGCATTGGCCATGGGGAAGCTCAGCACATTGGTGGGCTTGTCCTTGCCGCGCCACTGCGCATTCAATGCCTGAACTTCGTCATTCTTGGCGAGTTTCAGGGAAATCTCGACGGGGCGTGCCGCGCTTTCGATATGGGTGAAGGCAGACTGGTGCACAGCCGCCAGCGCCGCTTTTTCAGCGATGTCTTCCCACTGGGTGCCTCTAGAGTCCCATTCCGGATCGGCGTCGAGCGATATTTCGATCATTGCTTGCCTTCATAGGCTTCGACGATCCGCCCGACCAGTGGGTGGCGCACGACGTCGGCCGAACCGAAGCGCACGGTGGCGATGCCATCGACGCCCTCCAGCTTGCCCACTGCATCGGCGAGTCCGCTCATCCCGGCATCGGGAAGGTCGATCTGCCTGGGATCGCCGCAAATGACCATGCGGCTGCGCATGCCGAAGCGGGTCAGAAACATCTTCATCTGCGCGGGCGTGGTGTTCTGCGCTTCATCGAGGATGATGAAGGCGTCGTTCAACGTGCGGCCGCGCATGAAGGCGATGGGCGCGATTTCGATTTCGCCCGAGGCGATGCGCCGTTCCACCTGTTCGGCGGGCAGCATGTCATAGAGCGCGTCGTATAGCGGGCGCAGATACGGATCGACCTTTTCCTTCATGTCGCCCGGCAGGAAGCCGAGGCGCTCGCCCGCTTCGACCGCGGGGCGCGAGAGGATCAGCCGCTCGACCGCGCCGGTGATCAGCATGGAGACGGCTTGGGCGACCGCTAGATAGGTCTTGCCGGTGCCTGCGGGGCCCAGGGCAAAGATCATGTCATTCTTGGCCAGCGCCTTCATATAGACGGTCTGGTTGGCCGAACGCGGCACGATCGTTTTCTTGCGGGTGCGGATCATCACCTTGGGCGGATCGGCCACCTCCTGGTTGACGATGCCGTCGAGCTGGGGCTGGTTGGCCATGCCGATCACGGCTTCGACCGTTTCCTGGTCGACATCCTGGCCCTGGTCGAGCCGCTTGTAGAGGCCGATCAGCACTTCGCGCGCGCGCGCCGTATCGTCGGGTTCACCCTGGATCACCACGCGGTTGCCGCGCGCGGCGATCTTCACCTTGAGGCGGTCCTCGATGATGACGAGATGCCGGTCGAATTCACCGAAGAGCGGGCCGAGCAGATAGGGCTGGTCGAATTCCAGTTCCAGTTTCGCGCCTTCTTCGATCATCGCGGCGACGTTCTTGGCCATCAGGCAGGCACTTTCTCAAGAAGGGTGGCGCCAAGGCTGTTGGGCAGCGCCTGTTCGATGCGGACTTCGACCATGTCGCCGATGACGGCGCCGGTCTCGACGAAGGTGGATTGCAGCCAGGGCGATTTGCCGATCATCTGGCCGGGCTTCTTGCCCTTGCGTTCGATCAGGATGGGGAAGGTCTGGCCAACCTTGGAGCGATTGAAAGCGAGGCTATGTTCGGAGAGCTTGGCCTGCAGGCGCTGCAGCCGGTCATCCATCACGTCGGCTTCGATCTGATCCTCCATGTCCGCCGCCGGGGTGCCCGGACGGGGCGAATATTTGAACGAATAAGCCGAAGCGTAACGAACCGCATCGACGATGGCGAGCGTTTCTTCAAATTCCGCATCGCTTTCGCCGGGGAAGCCGACGATGAAGTCGCCGCTGATCGCCATGTCGGGCCGCGCCGTGCGGAAGCGTTCGATCAGTTTGAGATAGCTTTCGGCCGTATGATGGCGGTTCATCGCTTTGAGGATACGGTCACTGCCGGCCTGCACGGGCAGGTGCAGATAGGGCATCAACTTGTCGACATCGCCATGGGCGGCGATCAGGCCTTCGTCCATGTCGGCGGGATGGCTGGTGGTGTAGCGTAGGCGCTCCAGCCCGTCGATCTTGGCGAGGCGGCGGATCAGCAGTTCGAGTCCGCCGGTGCGGCCCTTTTCATCCTGCCCCGACCAGGCCGAGACATTCTGGCCCAGCAGTGTGATTTCACGCGCGCCGCGTTCCACCAGTGACAGCGCCTCACTAACGATATCGCCCCAGGGACGGCTGATTTCGGCGCCGCGCGTATAGGGCACCACGCAATAGGTGCAGAACTTGTCACAACCTTCAGCGACCGTCAGGAAGGCCGAGGGGCCACTCTTTGACCGCGCGGGCATGGCATCGAATTTCGAAATGGCGGGCATGTCGGTATCGACCGGGCGCCCACCCTTGGCGGCCTGATCGACCAGATCGGGCAGGCGATGATAAGCCTGCGGGCCGACGACGATGTCTATATTCTTGCTGCGCTTTTGCGCTTCGCCAGCTTCGGCCTGTGCGACGCATCCGGCCAGCGCCACCATCGGGCGGCTGCCATCTTCGCGTACCATCCGGCCGACGTCCGAATAGGCCTTTTCCGCAGCTTTTTCACGGATGTGGCAGGTGTTGAGAATAACGAGGTCGGCTTCCTCGCCCTCCTTGGCTTCCGGCATGCCCTTTGAGCTCAGCAATTCGGCCATGCGCTCGCCGTCATAGACGTTCATCTGGCAGCCGAAGCTCTTGATTCGAAAGTTTTTCGGTTCGTTCATCGGCCCGCCTATAGGGACTTGTCGCGCGCACTTGAAGCAAAGAGCGCCCGATGGATCGCATCATAGGCATCGGCGGCCATATCCTTGCGATCTTCCCTGGGGTCGAGGGGGGCGAGCACATGGACGTCGACATGGATCGGCTTCCAGCGGCTGAGGATCTTCTTCGCGCTCTCCATTCCGGTTTCGGGCGCGACCCAGCCGACGAAGGCGCGGTCGGCGCGATAGTCGATCGCGACCGGGCGCACGAAGGCCCCGTCAGGCAGCGGCGTCGCGGCGGCCAGCAGGGCCGGGCGGAATTTCAACAGCTCGAGCCCATTGCTGGTCGTGCCTTCGGGGAAGACCGCCAGCGGCAAGTGATGGTCGAAGCGCTCGGCAATGGCCGCGATCTGCGCGTCTACGCTGCGCCGGGCCTGGCGATCGATATAGAGCGTCTCGCGCTGGTCGGCGAGCCAGCCGGTCATCCAATGATCTTTCACCTCGGCCTTGGAGACGAAAGCGCAGCCCGTCGCGCTCGCCATCACGACGATATCGAGCCAGCTGACATGGTTGGCGAGGAGGAGCGTGCGCTGATCGGGCGCGGGGCCGACCCGGCGCACGCGCAGCCCCATGATCCAGGCGGCGCCCCTCAAGAACAG
Coding sequences within it:
- the miaB gene encoding tRNA (N6-isopentenyl adenosine(37)-C2)-methylthiotransferase MiaB; amino-acid sequence: MNEPKNFRIKSFGCQMNVYDGERMAELLSSKGMPEAKEGEEADLVILNTCHIREKAAEKAYSDVGRMVREDGSRPMVALAGCVAQAEAGEAQKRSKNIDIVVGPQAYHRLPDLVDQAAKGGRPVDTDMPAISKFDAMPARSKSGPSAFLTVAEGCDKFCTYCVVPYTRGAEISRPWGDIVSEALSLVERGAREITLLGQNVSAWSGQDEKGRTGGLELLIRRLAKIDGLERLRYTTSHPADMDEGLIAAHGDVDKLMPYLHLPVQAGSDRILKAMNRHHTAESYLKLIERFRTARPDMAISGDFIVGFPGESDAEFEETLAIVDAVRYASAYSFKYSPRPGTPAADMEDQIEADVMDDRLQRLQAKLSEHSLAFNRSKVGQTFPILIERKGKKPGQMIGKSPWLQSTFVETGAVIGDMVEVRIEQALPNSLGATLLEKVPA
- a CDS encoding lysophospholipid acyltransferase family protein encodes the protein MLIALRTLLLALWLALCVLPHLIARKLLGSIAVSRLFLRGAAWIMGLRVRRVGPAPDQRTLLLANHVSWLDIVVMASATGCAFVSKAEVKDHWMTGWLADQRETLYIDRQARRSVDAQIAAIAERFDHHLPLAVFPEGTTSNGLELLKFRPALLAAATPLPDGAFVRPVAIDYRADRAFVGWVAPETGMESAKKILSRWKPIHVDVHVLAPLDPREDRKDMAADAYDAIHRALFASSARDKSL
- a CDS encoding PhoH family protein encodes the protein MAKNVAAMIEEGAKLELEFDQPYLLGPLFGEFDRHLVIIEDRLKVKIAARGNRVVIQGEPDDTARAREVLIGLYKRLDQGQDVDQETVEAVIGMANQPQLDGIVNQEVADPPKVMIRTRKKTIVPRSANQTVYMKALAKNDMIFALGPAGTGKTYLAVAQAVSMLITGAVERLILSRPAVEAGERLGFLPGDMKEKVDPYLRPLYDALYDMLPAEQVERRIASGEIEIAPIAFMRGRTLNDAFIILDEAQNTTPAQMKMFLTRFGMRSRMVICGDPRQIDLPDAGMSGLADAVGKLEGVDGIATVRFGSADVVRHPLVGRIVEAYEGKQ
- the ybeY gene encoding rRNA maturation RNase YbeY, producing MIEISLDADPEWDSRGTQWEDIAEKAALAAVHQSAFTHIESAARPVEISLKLAKNDEVQALNAQWRGKDKPTNVLSFPMANASQLEAASEAGPALLLGDMILAFETCRDEADDKGIGFVDHATHLMVHGVLHLLGYDHMDDDEAEDMEAREIRALEMLGIANPYSLAAEAH